In one window of Tellurirhabdus rosea DNA:
- a CDS encoding VPS10 domain-containing protein: MGLSLSPVMAQTLPPGVFKQVKARSIGPAVMSGRITAIDAVVSNPDIIYVGAASGGVWKSENGGVSFRPVFDDQPNINIGSIAVQQSNPSVVWAGTGEGNPRNSINIGHGIYKSIDGGRTWKKMGLDKTMNIHRILIDPTNPNVVYAGVIGYPFAGHPERGVFKTTDGGLTWEKVLFTNERSGVADMFMDPSNPQKLVVAMWEHRRTSHDFTSGGPGSGLYITYDGGKTWSKKGKAEGLPEGDFGRLGLAVSRSMPNRIYALVEAKKNGLYRSDDGGEKWEKVTEEPSIVTNRPFYFNEIFVDPKNENRLYMIYQPIAVSEDAGKSFKVIATLEQVHADHHAFWIHPENPNFIIDGNDGGVTISRDRGRTWAFPDGISIGQFYHINVDNDVPYNIYGGLQDNGSWTGPAYTFSDGGIRNYYWNVVLYGDGFDVIPDPEDSRYGYAMSQGGSLARYDKQTGRSTFIKPTAPDAKTRLRFNWNSGIALDPFNKKSIYYGSQHLHRSGDKGMTWETLSPDLTRNDPNQQKQDQSGGLTLDITSAENHNTILTIAPSPLERGVIWVGTDDGNVQLTRDGGKTWNNLRDRLPGLPKEAWIPQITASRHRAGEAFVVANNYRNTLDMAPYIYRTTDFGQTWTRLVDDKDVNGYALCFLQDPTEPRLMFAGTEHGLWVSVDEGKTWSQWKEGVPSVSVMDLAIQEREADLVIGTFGRALFVLDNIRPLRKLAKEGVTTLDKPLLAFEPAPAYLVNYRMAPGYVNDTDNMYQATNRPQGANLTYYIRPKTPIKPTPTVTTTTERKPRRATTQNKETGATLPTTLPASATATATAKADSAKKPAAKTDTLYVRIFDESNRLVRTLQQVPDSALGMQRLTWNLSERGVRQPGSAKPKPNAAEPGGGSVLPGRYKLVFAYAGARDSTFLTVNPDPRVPFNRENVLARRTLAERLNTVARQLTEATDRLQEAQEATDLMTAQLKDRPGKEFEALQKATKSVQDSIKVVRESILGKRAEKQGYGTPYMLTPTGKLQEARTYVLGRLAETPTRTENELIEQAETLTRDTLTKVNKFFKSDWAEYRRKVESTPMAVVKELAEVR; encoded by the coding sequence ATGGGGCTGTCCCTCTCCCCGGTTATGGCCCAGACGCTGCCTCCCGGCGTGTTCAAGCAGGTAAAAGCCCGAAGTATCGGTCCTGCCGTCATGTCGGGGCGGATCACGGCCATCGACGCGGTGGTCAGCAACCCGGACATTATTTACGTCGGAGCCGCCTCGGGTGGTGTCTGGAAATCCGAGAACGGCGGCGTCTCCTTCCGGCCCGTCTTCGATGACCAGCCGAACATCAACATCGGCTCCATCGCCGTCCAGCAGAGCAACCCGAGCGTGGTCTGGGCCGGAACCGGCGAAGGCAATCCGCGGAACTCGATCAACATCGGCCACGGCATCTATAAATCCATCGACGGCGGCCGGACCTGGAAGAAAATGGGCCTGGACAAGACCATGAACATCCACCGCATCCTGATCGACCCCACCAACCCGAACGTGGTGTATGCCGGGGTGATCGGGTATCCGTTTGCCGGCCATCCGGAACGCGGCGTTTTCAAGACAACCGACGGCGGTCTCACCTGGGAAAAGGTCCTGTTCACTAACGAACGGTCTGGGGTTGCCGACATGTTTATGGACCCTTCCAACCCGCAGAAACTCGTCGTAGCCATGTGGGAACACCGGCGTACTTCGCACGACTTCACCTCGGGCGGACCGGGTTCGGGCCTCTACATCACCTACGACGGCGGCAAAACGTGGTCGAAGAAAGGCAAGGCGGAAGGCCTGCCAGAAGGCGATTTTGGTCGGCTCGGCCTCGCCGTGTCCCGCAGCATGCCCAACCGGATCTACGCGCTGGTCGAAGCTAAGAAAAACGGACTTTACCGCTCGGATGACGGGGGCGAAAAATGGGAAAAAGTGACGGAAGAGCCGTCCATCGTGACCAACCGTCCGTTTTATTTCAACGAAATATTTGTCGATCCGAAAAACGAAAACCGGCTGTACATGATCTACCAGCCCATTGCCGTCTCGGAAGACGCCGGGAAGTCGTTCAAAGTCATCGCGACGCTGGAACAGGTCCACGCCGACCACCACGCGTTCTGGATTCACCCGGAAAACCCGAACTTCATCATCGACGGCAACGACGGCGGGGTGACCATCAGCCGCGACCGGGGCAGAACCTGGGCGTTCCCGGACGGCATTTCCATCGGGCAGTTCTACCACATCAACGTCGATAACGACGTTCCGTACAACATCTACGGCGGCTTGCAGGACAATGGTTCGTGGACCGGCCCGGCCTACACTTTCTCCGACGGCGGCATCCGCAATTACTACTGGAACGTGGTGCTGTACGGCGACGGCTTCGACGTGATTCCCGACCCGGAGGACAGCCGGTACGGGTACGCCATGTCGCAAGGCGGAAGTCTGGCCCGCTACGACAAGCAGACCGGCCGTTCTACGTTTATCAAACCCACGGCACCGGACGCCAAAACCCGTCTGCGCTTCAACTGGAACTCCGGCATTGCCCTCGACCCCTTCAACAAGAAAAGCATTTACTACGGCAGTCAGCACCTGCACCGGTCGGGCGACAAGGGAATGACCTGGGAAACGCTTTCGCCGGACCTCACCCGGAACGACCCGAACCAGCAGAAGCAGGACCAGAGCGGCGGCCTGACGCTCGACATCACGTCCGCTGAAAACCACAACACCATTCTGACGATTGCCCCGAGCCCGCTCGAACGGGGCGTGATCTGGGTCGGCACCGACGACGGCAACGTGCAACTGACCCGCGACGGTGGCAAAACCTGGAACAACCTCCGCGACCGCCTGCCGGGCCTGCCCAAAGAAGCCTGGATTCCGCAGATTACCGCCTCCCGCCACCGGGCCGGGGAAGCATTTGTGGTGGCCAATAACTACCGCAATACCCTCGACATGGCTCCGTACATCTACCGCACGACGGACTTCGGCCAGACCTGGACGCGGCTGGTGGACGACAAGGACGTGAACGGCTATGCGCTCTGCTTTCTGCAGGACCCAACCGAACCGCGCCTGATGTTTGCCGGAACCGAGCACGGCCTATGGGTGAGCGTTGACGAAGGCAAAACGTGGTCGCAGTGGAAAGAAGGCGTGCCGTCGGTATCGGTCATGGACCTCGCCATTCAGGAACGCGAAGCGGATCTGGTGATCGGGACGTTCGGCCGCGCGCTGTTTGTCCTCGACAACATCCGGCCGCTCCGTAAGCTGGCCAAAGAGGGAGTGACGACGCTCGACAAACCGCTGCTGGCCTTCGAACCGGCCCCAGCCTATCTGGTCAACTACCGCATGGCGCCGGGTTACGTCAACGACACGGACAATATGTACCAGGCCACCAATCGCCCGCAGGGAGCAAACCTGACGTATTACATCCGGCCCAAAACGCCGATCAAGCCGACGCCGACCGTGACGACCACCACCGAACGGAAGCCCCGCCGCGCCACCACCCAGAACAAGGAAACCGGGGCCACGCTCCCGACGACTCTTCCGGCCAGCGCCACGGCAACGGCAACCGCCAAAGCGGATTCGGCCAAAAAACCGGCCGCCAAAACGGATACCCTATACGTTCGGATTTTTGACGAGAGCAACCGGCTCGTGCGCACGCTGCAACAGGTGCCCGATTCGGCCCTCGGCATGCAGCGCCTGACCTGGAACCTCAGCGAACGGGGCGTCCGTCAGCCGGGCAGTGCCAAACCCAAACCGAACGCCGCTGAGCCTGGAGGCGGAAGTGTGCTGCCGGGGCGTTACAAACTCGTGTTTGCCTACGCCGGGGCCAGAGATTCCACTTTCCTGACGGTCAATCCGGACCCGCGCGTGCCGTTCAACCGCGAAAATGTGCTGGCCCGCCGCACCCTGGCCGAACGGCTGAACACCGTCGCCCGGCAGCTGACCGAGGCCACCGACCGCCTGCAGGAAGCCCAGGAGGCCACCGACCTGATGACGGCTCAGTTGAAAGACCGTCCGGGTAAGGAGTTTGAAGCCCTGCAAAAAGCCACGAAGTCGGTTCAGGATTCCATCAAAGTGGTCCGCGAGTCGATTCTGGGCAAAAGGGCCGAAAAACAGGGCTACGGCACGCCGTACATGCTGACGCCCACCGGCAAACTGCAGGAAGCCCGTACGTACGTGCTGGGTCGCCTTGCCGAGACGCCGACGCGCACGGAAAACGAACTCATCGAGCAGGCTGAAACCCTGACCCGCGACACGCTGACGAAGGTGAACAAATTCTTCAAATCAGACTGGGCGGAGTACCGGCGTAAGGTCGAGTCAACGCCGATGGCGGTCGTGAAGGAACTTGCGGAGGTGCGGTAA
- a CDS encoding response regulator transcription factor: protein MNRILLIEDEAQLSENIAELLELTGYDVQVTDRAEQGVEMLFQNPPDLILCDVSLPDREGYYVLEQLNASSLVIPFIFVSARVDTQDIRRSMELGADDYIMKPFNTPDLLAAVKARLLKYGRIRRILLGE, encoded by the coding sequence ATGAATCGTATCCTGTTGATTGAAGATGAAGCCCAGTTGTCAGAAAATATAGCCGAACTGCTCGAACTGACCGGATACGACGTCCAGGTGACCGACCGGGCTGAGCAGGGAGTGGAAATGCTGTTTCAGAATCCGCCGGATCTGATTCTCTGCGATGTGTCGCTGCCCGACCGGGAGGGCTATTATGTCCTTGAGCAGCTGAATGCTTCGAGTCTGGTTATTCCGTTTATTTTCGTCTCCGCCCGCGTCGATACCCAGGACATTCGCCGGTCGATGGAACTCGGAGCCGATGACTACATCATGAAACCGTTCAATACACCAGACCTGCTGGCGGCCGTGAAGGCCCGTCTGCTGAAGTACGGGCGCATCCGCCGAATCCTGCTGGGCGAGTAG
- a CDS encoding T9SS type A sorting domain-containing protein — protein sequence MKKLYTLALLLGQSLLIAAFSGVGTSAQAQCVGVNVADQPVEFQLTFDKATNRMTAWYIPSTSSTHRLVTAQFSIVAPKGYTAPEPGAGRDSKLQITNINGVWTDFVFDNDLFLSHGKSPLASLEGLAVHQVGMAPQAVEVGSVSAGVPVPLFSFPATDKPGEVRIVATNEQIQKEILTRYGSNINNEMSIQSPVKAYVQARQRYCKNSLQSVVKFVAPQLVDALNQQKQAVAASNGQLIGLDNALSANESLAVRPNPASGPIEVTYRILTPGRAGVALVDLQGQHKQTLVENKHHEIGIYKTKVTLDQGHVAGMYMIVLQGENVRKSTKLAIQK from the coding sequence ATGAAAAAATTGTACACCCTGGCGCTCCTTCTGGGACAATCGCTGCTGATTGCCGCCTTTTCGGGAGTTGGAACGAGTGCCCAAGCCCAATGTGTGGGCGTCAACGTAGCGGATCAACCCGTTGAATTTCAGCTCACTTTCGACAAAGCGACGAATCGGATGACGGCCTGGTACATTCCCTCGACCAGTTCTACCCACCGGCTGGTTACCGCCCAGTTCAGCATTGTCGCTCCCAAGGGCTACACCGCCCCCGAACCCGGCGCGGGCCGCGATTCAAAACTGCAGATTACCAACATCAACGGGGTCTGGACGGATTTCGTCTTTGACAACGACCTCTTCCTTTCCCACGGCAAATCCCCGCTCGCTTCTCTGGAAGGTCTGGCCGTACACCAGGTCGGCATGGCCCCGCAGGCGGTAGAAGTAGGTTCCGTCAGCGCGGGCGTTCCGGTTCCGCTGTTTTCGTTTCCGGCAACCGACAAGCCTGGCGAAGTCCGGATTGTGGCCACCAACGAGCAGATTCAGAAGGAAATTCTGACGCGTTACGGGAGCAACATTAACAACGAGATGTCCATCCAGTCTCCGGTCAAAGCGTACGTTCAGGCCCGGCAGCGCTACTGCAAGAACAGCCTTCAGAGCGTGGTCAAGTTTGTCGCGCCGCAACTGGTCGACGCGCTGAACCAGCAAAAACAGGCCGTAGCCGCCAGCAACGGCCAGCTCATCGGCCTCGACAATGCCCTGTCGGCCAACGAGAGTCTGGCCGTCCGGCCGAATCCGGCCAGTGGCCCCATTGAGGTTACCTACCGCATTCTGACGCCCGGACGCGCCGGCGTGGCGCTCGTCGATCTGCAGGGCCAGCACAAACAAACGCTGGTCGAGAACAAGCATCACGAAATCGGCATCTACAAAACCAAAGTAACGCTGGACCAGGGGCATGTGGCCGGTATGTACATGATCGTCCTGCAGGGCGAGAACGTTCGGAAGAGCACCAAGCTGGCCATCCAGAAGTAA
- a CDS encoding DUF3500 domain-containing protein, with protein MKTRCLLFSFLLLSMSTLAQSVVPRMAGAARQFLQTLSPEQRQKVTYAFTDEERFNWFFVPRARNGLTMKNMTDAQRKAALNLVQTTLSEQGYGKITSIMDLENVLRVVEKRGTDDTYRDPDNYFVTIFGDPAGTEPWGWRLEGHHISLNFSSVNNQVAGLTPTFLGSNPGIVRAEVPQKGKETLSEETARAYSLLQALTEEQLKKAVLSASCPADILTGNSRKVSLEKREGISYGELTRKQQELFLNLLTTYLNNYHVTLKNQQLEKLRQAGLDALTFAWLGDREPGYGPGKGQYYRIHGPTILIEYDNSQNAANHVHTVVRDLTNDFGMDLLEAHYRTQHRK; from the coding sequence ATGAAAACCCGGTGTCTTCTCTTTTCCTTCCTGCTGCTGAGTATGAGCACGCTGGCCCAGTCCGTTGTCCCGCGCATGGCCGGGGCTGCCCGGCAGTTTCTGCAAACGCTTTCGCCCGAACAGCGGCAGAAAGTCACCTACGCCTTCACGGACGAAGAACGGTTCAACTGGTTTTTTGTGCCCCGCGCCCGCAACGGCCTCACCATGAAAAACATGACCGACGCCCAGCGAAAAGCGGCGCTGAACCTCGTGCAGACGACTCTCAGCGAGCAGGGTTACGGGAAAATCACGTCCATTATGGATTTGGAAAACGTGCTGCGGGTCGTCGAAAAGCGGGGAACCGACGATACATACCGCGATCCGGACAACTATTTCGTCACGATTTTCGGCGATCCGGCAGGCACGGAACCCTGGGGCTGGCGGCTCGAAGGGCACCATATTTCGCTTAACTTTTCGTCGGTGAACAACCAGGTGGCGGGACTTACCCCCACCTTTCTGGGCAGCAATCCGGGGATTGTCCGGGCGGAGGTGCCGCAGAAGGGAAAAGAGACCTTAAGTGAGGAAACGGCCCGGGCGTACAGCCTGCTTCAGGCGCTGACCGAGGAACAATTGAAGAAAGCGGTGCTCTCGGCCAGCTGCCCGGCGGACATTCTGACCGGCAACAGCCGCAAAGTTTCCCTCGAAAAACGGGAAGGTATTTCGTACGGCGAACTGACCCGAAAACAGCAGGAATTGTTTCTGAACCTCCTGACCACCTATCTGAACAACTACCACGTCACCCTCAAAAACCAGCAGCTGGAAAAGCTCCGGCAGGCCGGACTCGACGCCCTGACCTTCGCCTGGCTGGGCGACCGCGAACCGGGTTACGGACCCGGCAAGGGGCAGTATTACCGCATTCACGGCCCTACGATTCTGATTGAATACGACAACAGCCAGAACGCGGCCAATCACGTCCATACCGTCGTGCGGGATCTGACCAACGACTTCGGCATGGACCTGCTGGAAGCCCATTACCGGACACAGCACCGCAAGTAG
- a CDS encoding PAS domain S-box protein, producing MVISDVCRQLLDVMDTGLLVEDADRKVILVNETFCQIFNQPYPADWILGKNHLDYLERNSLRTPAMRGFYEQALELSTRPEPTTCKNIELKVGRLVVLFSYTPLFEDGKPKAHVWQFRDITEKSMLRSELRSQSDFYETVLDNAPVDITVLDQDFRFRYVNKHAIKDNALREMALGMTEGEYAEARGQGRAFGERRTQYFRQAAVQRQSISYLEQTEVGGTVRNIFRRVIAYFDHDSPLPQYYVGFGLDVTDLTETREKLELLNAVQANTLQSLPIWPYSIEFRDGSAPRLLFVRDEMLSFISGASKNKMIQPMRWFRGIHPEDRAIVRMAISLIKSGEKMQGAIDFRWYLKDFGYIWLRNYYKAVPQPDGSLMLYGLVNDESRLKARDRKLARTESDFRIMLDNLDVEVCAFGSDLRLMAANSNFNQIHQLLYNKPAEIGKHIYDEKEPIFADEEWKARVEQVLRGEPVDRNVVRNYAGRSYYFKCELRPIFFEGEVIGATFVRYDITDVRNYASELEQLLDKLRVTESLFQQISSNTSDLICLHNLDGRIAYVSPSSTFFIGVSPEHLIGIDPYQMVHPDFQEQVKRSHQKIVRGETTGGTGQIQIQLVRVDGTSLWVEIQFTLVTNAKGEPESILTVSRDIMHHKRIEEEMKMALMKERELNEMKSRFVNTISHEFRTPLATMLTSVDLLELVSDYIETPRTKDKVLRHSGIIREEILRINELMNEVLLLGRQQANTIVFRPEQVEVVSLCKEVIAKTFRHKKLQVRLDFNSPVTELPWRLDRTLMTHVIRNLLSNAVKYGGGADKNILFELAVKDKSLILSITDFGIGIPPEEIDRLFEPFFRASNTGTISGTGIGLSLIRQFVKMHGGEVSVRSRLNESTTFTVTLPVLSHESYPVD from the coding sequence ATGGTTATTTCGGATGTATGTCGGCAGCTCCTGGATGTCATGGACACCGGGCTGCTGGTTGAGGATGCCGACCGGAAAGTGATTCTGGTCAACGAAACCTTTTGCCAAATCTTCAACCAGCCGTACCCCGCGGACTGGATTCTGGGCAAAAACCACCTGGACTATCTGGAAAGAAACTCCCTTCGGACGCCGGCCATGCGGGGCTTTTACGAGCAGGCCCTCGAACTCAGCACCCGTCCGGAGCCGACTACCTGCAAGAACATCGAACTGAAAGTGGGCCGACTGGTCGTGCTTTTCAGCTACACCCCGCTGTTCGAGGACGGAAAGCCAAAGGCCCATGTCTGGCAGTTCCGCGATATAACCGAAAAAAGCATGCTTCGCTCGGAGCTGCGTTCCCAGAGCGACTTCTACGAGACGGTGCTGGACAACGCCCCCGTCGATATTACCGTGCTGGACCAGGATTTCCGGTTCCGGTACGTCAACAAGCACGCCATCAAAGACAATGCGCTGCGGGAAATGGCCCTGGGCATGACCGAAGGGGAGTACGCCGAGGCCCGCGGACAGGGCCGTGCGTTCGGGGAGCGCCGGACCCAGTATTTCCGGCAGGCGGCCGTCCAGCGCCAAAGCATCAGCTACCTCGAACAGACGGAGGTCGGCGGGACGGTACGCAATATTTTCCGGCGCGTGATCGCCTATTTTGACCACGACAGCCCCCTGCCGCAGTACTACGTCGGGTTTGGACTCGATGTGACGGACCTGACCGAAACCCGGGAAAAGCTGGAACTGCTCAACGCCGTCCAGGCCAATACCCTGCAGTCACTGCCGATCTGGCCTTATTCCATCGAGTTCCGGGACGGCTCGGCTCCGCGCCTGCTGTTCGTGCGCGACGAAATGCTGAGCTTCATCTCCGGGGCCAGCAAAAACAAAATGATTCAGCCCATGCGCTGGTTTCGGGGCATCCATCCCGAAGACCGCGCCATCGTCCGCATGGCCATTTCGCTCATCAAATCGGGCGAAAAAATGCAGGGAGCGATTGATTTCCGCTGGTATCTGAAGGATTTTGGCTACATCTGGCTGCGCAACTATTACAAGGCCGTTCCGCAGCCCGACGGCTCGCTGATGCTCTACGGACTGGTCAACGACGAATCGCGGCTCAAAGCGAGAGACCGGAAGCTCGCCCGTACCGAAAGCGATTTCCGGATCATGCTCGACAATCTGGACGTGGAGGTCTGCGCTTTCGGCTCGGATCTGCGGCTGATGGCCGCCAATTCGAATTTCAACCAGATTCACCAGCTGCTCTACAACAAACCGGCCGAAATCGGAAAACACATCTACGATGAAAAAGAGCCGATTTTTGCCGATGAAGAATGGAAAGCCCGCGTCGAGCAGGTCCTGCGCGGCGAACCGGTAGACCGGAATGTGGTCCGGAACTACGCCGGACGAAGCTATTATTTCAAATGCGAACTGCGCCCGATTTTCTTCGAAGGGGAGGTGATCGGCGCCACTTTTGTCCGCTACGACATCACCGATGTCCGCAACTACGCCAGCGAACTGGAGCAACTGCTGGACAAGCTCCGGGTTACCGAATCGCTCTTCCAGCAGATTTCCAGCAACACCAGCGATTTGATCTGTCTGCACAATCTGGACGGCCGGATTGCCTACGTTTCGCCTTCGTCCACTTTTTTCATCGGTGTATCGCCGGAACACCTGATCGGCATTGACCCTTACCAGATGGTTCATCCCGACTTCCAGGAGCAGGTTAAGCGGAGTCACCAGAAGATCGTGCGCGGAGAAACGACCGGAGGGACCGGCCAGATCCAGATTCAGCTGGTCCGGGTGGACGGGACGAGCCTCTGGGTGGAAATTCAGTTTACGCTGGTGACCAACGCGAAGGGCGAGCCGGAAAGTATACTTACCGTCTCCCGCGACATCATGCACCACAAGCGGATTGAGGAAGAAATGAAAATGGCGTTGATGAAAGAACGCGAGCTGAACGAGATGAAATCCCGCTTTGTCAACACCATTTCCCACGAGTTCCGGACGCCGCTGGCCACCATGCTGACCAGCGTCGATTTGCTGGAGTTGGTGTCAGACTACATCGAAACCCCGCGGACCAAAGACAAGGTGCTGCGGCATTCGGGCATTATCCGGGAGGAAATCCTGCGGATCAACGAGCTCATGAACGAAGTGCTGCTGCTCGGACGCCAGCAGGCCAACACCATCGTTTTCCGGCCCGAGCAGGTAGAGGTGGTGAGTTTGTGCAAAGAGGTCATTGCCAAGACGTTCCGCCACAAGAAGCTTCAGGTCCGGCTGGATTTCAACTCGCCTGTCACCGAATTGCCCTGGCGGCTGGACCGGACGCTGATGACCCACGTCATCCGGAACCTGCTTTCCAATGCGGTCAAATATGGGGGAGGTGCAGATAAAAACATCCTCTTTGAGCTGGCCGTTAAAGACAAATCGCTGATCCTTTCCATCACGGATTTTGGCATCGGTATTCCACCCGAAGAGATCGACCGTCTTTTCGAACCGTTTTTTCGGGCCTCCAACACGGGAACTATTTCCGGAACAGGAATCGGACTTTCGCTGATCAGGCAGTTTGTGAAGATGCATGGGGGCGAAGTAAGTGTTCGGAGCCGGTTAAATGAATCGACAACATTTACTGTGACCTTACCCGTGCTATCCCATGAATCGTATCCTGTTGATTGA